AAAATGTCCCAAAATAACAACAGTTTTATTCCAATTTTGGCAGTGGTAGGTTTAGGTTTTATCTTAACAAGTAGAAAGGAAAATAACTAAAAGCGTTTTCCAGCTATTTCTGGCCTTTCTGGTGGGCCAAACCGTATCCGAGTGCAATGTCTGTCAATCGAATAAAGTTGCCTGCATAAATTCCACTTCCTTCTATCTGTGCTTTGGCGGTGAGTGTCCTCTATAGATATCATACTCCGGATTAAACATCGCTTTCGGCTTTGCAGATGGAACACCTCACACGGATCAACTCTACCACTGCCTTGAAGGCTTCGACTGCACAAATCTGACTGCGATCTGTACCCAGAAGAGCAACCAGCGGCCGCCCAGCTGTGGGGACACCTCCCAGTGCGGTCAGTGCAGCGCCCATCGGAACTTTCTGTTCGCCTGCCTGAGCCGCGGGATCTTTCAGATGTGCTATGGGGCCGTCAGTCCCACAGGGAAGTTCGGTTATTGTCCCACTGGCATGGTTTGTGATGCCAGCACCGATAGTATCTGTGTTCCTGAGGTGGCGAATCAAACGCTGACCTGTGACCTCAACGATCAGCTGGTGGATACGACCACAGCATCGCCGACTTCCAGTACATCACCCGACCCCAATGAGAGTACAGAGAGCACCCCTACAGTACCTACAATACCTACAACCACTGTGAAACCCCTGACCCCCTTGGAAGTGTGTACGCAGCACCTGGAGACGGGCCTGTATCCCACAGATCCTCCGGATACCAGTTGCAAGCGGTACGAAAGTTCTATGTAATATTTTCCACAcgtatttttaattgttaatCTTATATTTATAGCTACATCAGTTGCTACATTAAAAATAGCATTGTTGTTCAAGCCAAGGAATACGATTGCCCGACGGACTCCTATTTCGAAGCAGAGATGCAGAAGTGCTCATACATGAAGCCTGCTACTTGTCTTTAATAAACTATCAAATATCCTCTGTGTAGCCTGTACTTACTCTAAAG
The sequence above is a segment of the Drosophila pseudoobscura strain MV-25-SWS-2005 chromosome X, UCI_Dpse_MV25, whole genome shotgun sequence genome. Coding sequences within it:
- the LOC6900315 gene encoding uncharacterized protein, with the protein product MSQNNNSFIPILAVLFLAFLVGQTVSECNVCQSNKVACINSTSFYLCFGDGTPHTDQLYHCLEGFDCTNLTAICTQKSNQRPPSCGDTSQCGQCSAHRNFLFACLSRGIFQMCYGAVSPTGKFGYCPTGMVCDASTDSICVPEVANQTLTCDLNDQLVDTTTASPTSSTSPDPNESTESTPTVPTIPTTTVKPLTPLEVCTQHLETGLYPTDPPDTSCKRYISCYIKNSIVVQAKEYDCPTDSYFEAEMQKCSYMKPATCL